From Hartmannibacter diazotrophicus, a single genomic window includes:
- the mmsA gene encoding multiple monosaccharide ABC transporter ATP-binding protein: MDTILEMRGITKTFPGVKALDDVNLKVKRGEIHALVGENGAGKSTLMKVLSGVYPHGSYDGEILFEGKPAAFSGIRDSERVGIIIIHQELALVPLLSIAENIFLGNEIASSGVIDWPETYSRAEMLLKKVGLKESPQQQVDTLGVGKQQLVEIAKALSKEVKLLILDEPTAALQENDSQKLLDLLLEFQEQGITSILISHKLNEVSRVADSITVLRDGHTVATLDAEGSEVSEERIIRDMVGRDMAHRYPQRNPQIGDILFEVEGWNVWHAEHSDRQVIRDIGFHVRKGEVVGIAGLMGSGRTELAMSLFGKSYGRNISGTVKLGGKPIDTSTVNRAVQNGLAYVTEDRKELGLILEETILKNTTLANLDGVSNRGVIDATAERHVSEDYRRALGVRTPSVFQKVMNLSGGNQQKVVLAKWLFTDPQVLILDEPTRGIDVGAKFEIYSIINDLAAQGRGVIVISSEMPELLGMCDRIYVMNEGTFAGELAAHEASQEKIMSMIVKA; this comes from the coding sequence GTGGACACGATTCTGGAGATGCGCGGCATCACCAAGACCTTCCCCGGTGTGAAGGCGCTGGACGATGTCAATCTCAAGGTGAAGCGCGGCGAGATCCATGCGCTTGTCGGCGAGAACGGCGCTGGAAAATCGACGCTGATGAAGGTGCTCAGCGGCGTCTATCCGCACGGCTCCTACGACGGCGAGATTCTGTTCGAGGGCAAGCCCGCCGCCTTTTCCGGCATTCGCGACAGCGAGCGTGTCGGCATCATCATCATCCATCAGGAACTGGCGCTCGTCCCCCTGCTCTCCATCGCGGAGAACATCTTCCTCGGCAACGAGATCGCCTCCAGTGGTGTCATCGACTGGCCGGAAACCTATTCCCGGGCCGAGATGCTCTTGAAGAAGGTGGGCCTGAAGGAAAGCCCGCAGCAGCAGGTGGACACGCTCGGCGTCGGCAAGCAGCAGCTGGTGGAGATCGCCAAGGCGCTTTCCAAGGAAGTGAAGCTGCTCATCCTCGACGAGCCGACCGCGGCGCTGCAGGAAAACGACAGCCAGAAGCTGCTCGACCTCCTGCTCGAATTCCAGGAGCAGGGGATCACCTCGATCCTGATTTCCCACAAGCTCAATGAAGTGAGCCGCGTTGCCGACTCGATCACCGTACTGCGCGACGGCCATACGGTCGCCACCCTCGATGCGGAGGGCAGCGAGGTCAGCGAGGAGCGGATCATCCGCGACATGGTCGGCCGCGACATGGCGCACCGCTACCCGCAGCGCAATCCGCAGATCGGCGACATTCTGTTTGAAGTCGAGGGATGGAACGTCTGGCACGCGGAACATTCCGACCGTCAGGTCATCCGCGACATCGGCTTCCACGTGCGCAAAGGCGAGGTGGTCGGCATCGCCGGGCTCATGGGGTCCGGCCGCACCGAATTGGCCATGAGCCTCTTCGGCAAGAGCTATGGCCGCAACATCTCCGGCACCGTGAAGCTCGGCGGAAAGCCGATCGACACCTCGACGGTGAACCGGGCGGTGCAGAACGGCCTTGCCTATGTCACCGAGGACCGCAAGGAGCTCGGCCTCATCCTTGAGGAAACGATCCTGAAGAATACGACGCTCGCCAATCTCGACGGCGTGTCGAACAGGGGCGTGATCGATGCCACGGCGGAACGGCATGTCTCGGAGGATTACCGCCGGGCGCTCGGCGTGCGCACCCCCAGCGTGTTCCAGAAGGTGATGAATCTTTCCGGCGGCAACCAGCAGAAGGTCGTGCTCGCCAAATGGCTGTTCACCGATCCGCAGGTGCTGATCCTGGACGAGCCGACGCGCGGCATCGATGTCGGCGCGAAATTCGAAATCTACAGCATCATCAACGATCTGGCGGCGCAGGGCCGGGGCGTGATCGTCATCTCCTCGGAGATGCCCGAGCTGCTCGGCATGTGCGACCGCATCTACGTCATGAACGAAGGAACCTTCGCCGGTGAGCTTGCCGCCCATGAGGCGAGCCAGGAAAAGATCATGTCGATGATCGTGAAGGCGTGA
- a CDS encoding Gfo/Idh/MocA family protein produces the protein MTMDSPIPLAIVGVGKIARDQHLPSISRTPAFALRAAVSRNAEVDGVQNFTDIEACLAARPDVKAVALCLPPEPRFAAAITALEAGCHVLLEKPPGATLGETDVLADLAREKGVTIFATWHSRFAPAVQPAKAFLADRAIRKVTITWREDVRRWHPGQGWVWEPAGFGVFDPGINALSILTEILPDEALLRAARLEVPENAATPIGVTMTMGIAGGGYEIDADFDWRQEGPQTWEIAAETDGGLMSLTGGGKTMAVDGKVVSDEPEAEYDGIYKRFADLIEAGESDMDMRPLRLVADACLLGRRVAVEPFHE, from the coding sequence ATGACCATGGATTCGCCCATTCCGCTCGCCATCGTCGGCGTCGGCAAGATCGCCCGGGACCAGCACCTGCCGTCGATCTCCCGCACGCCCGCCTTCGCGCTCAGGGCGGCGGTGAGCCGGAACGCCGAGGTGGACGGCGTCCAGAACTTCACCGACATCGAGGCCTGCCTTGCGGCAAGGCCCGATGTGAAGGCGGTGGCACTCTGCCTGCCGCCGGAGCCGCGCTTTGCCGCCGCCATCACGGCGCTTGAAGCGGGGTGCCATGTGCTTCTGGAAAAGCCGCCGGGCGCGACGCTTGGCGAGACGGATGTGCTCGCCGATCTTGCACGCGAGAAGGGCGTCACCATCTTCGCAACCTGGCATTCGCGTTTCGCACCCGCCGTCCAGCCGGCGAAAGCCTTTCTGGCGGATCGGGCGATCCGCAAGGTGACGATCACCTGGCGCGAGGATGTCCGGCGCTGGCACCCGGGTCAGGGCTGGGTCTGGGAGCCCGCCGGCTTCGGCGTCTTCGATCCGGGCATCAACGCACTTTCGATCCTCACCGAGATCCTGCCGGACGAGGCGCTCCTGCGGGCGGCCCGCCTCGAGGTGCCAGAGAACGCGGCGACGCCGATCGGCGTGACCATGACCATGGGCATTGCCGGCGGCGGTTACGAGATTGATGCGGATTTCGACTGGCGCCAGGAGGGTCCGCAGACCTGGGAAATCGCCGCCGAAACCGACGGTGGCCTGATGTCGCTTACCGGCGGCGGCAAGACGATGGCCGTCGACGGCAAGGTTGTTTCGGACGAACCCGAAGCCGAATATGACGGTATCTACAAGCGGTTTGCCGACCTGATCGAGGCCGGTGAGAGCGACATGGACATGCGTCCGTTGCGGCTCGTCGCCGATGCCTGCCTGCTTGGCCGGCGTGTCGCCGTGGAACCGTTTCACGAATAG
- a CDS encoding aldehyde dehydrogenase (NADP(+)), with translation MTEHFRPRGKHLIAGDWTSGGEAFLSLPVVGEATSYPSGTAAEVDRAVVAAEAAFWSYGYSSRKARAAFLNRIADEIEARGAAITEIAHAETGLPTARLEGERGRTTGQLRFFANCILAGDYLDRRDDPANPDRQPLPKPGIKLVQRPIGPVAVFGASNFPLAFSTAGGDTASALAAGCPVVVKGHPAHPGTGEIVAEAIFEAIRAEGLDPGVFSLIQSNTREAGEALVTHPLIRAVGFTGSLGGGRALFDLAQSRPDPIPFFGELGSVNPQFMLPEAMAARAAEIAKKWTGSLTMGVGQFCTNPAVVFCLDGPDADTFETTASAALKDVSDQPMLTDGIASAYRGGRDRVCKARGVKSLVSSEDGGRNTGPDLFVTSSEQWFANPELHHEVFGPLGILVRMRDADEMLRAAHGLEGQLTATLHMDAGDTPLAKRLMPVLERKAGRILANGFPTGVEVSHAMMHGGPYPASTSVSSTSVGSLAIRRFLRPVAYQDLPEALLPVEFSEG, from the coding sequence ATGACCGAACATTTCCGGCCGCGTGGAAAGCATCTCATTGCCGGGGACTGGACGAGCGGAGGCGAGGCCTTCCTGTCGTTGCCGGTCGTTGGCGAAGCGACGAGCTATCCGAGTGGTACGGCCGCGGAGGTCGATCGCGCGGTGGTCGCCGCCGAGGCGGCGTTCTGGAGCTACGGCTATTCGAGCCGCAAGGCGCGGGCGGCCTTCCTCAACCGCATCGCGGACGAGATCGAGGCCCGCGGCGCAGCGATCACCGAGATCGCCCATGCCGAGACCGGGTTGCCGACGGCGCGCCTCGAAGGCGAGCGCGGACGCACGACCGGGCAGTTGCGCTTCTTTGCCAACTGCATCCTTGCCGGCGACTATCTCGACCGGCGCGACGATCCGGCCAATCCGGACCGTCAGCCGCTGCCGAAGCCGGGCATCAAGCTGGTGCAGCGCCCGATCGGACCCGTCGCGGTCTTCGGGGCTTCGAATTTCCCGCTGGCCTTCTCCACGGCCGGCGGCGACACGGCCTCCGCGCTTGCCGCCGGCTGCCCGGTGGTCGTCAAGGGTCATCCGGCGCATCCCGGAACGGGTGAAATCGTCGCCGAGGCGATCTTCGAGGCGATCCGCGCCGAGGGGCTCGATCCGGGTGTCTTCTCGCTGATCCAGTCGAACACGCGCGAGGCCGGCGAGGCCCTCGTCACGCATCCGCTGATCCGCGCGGTCGGCTTCACCGGCTCGCTCGGCGGCGGGCGGGCGCTGTTCGATCTGGCGCAGTCGCGGCCCGATCCGATTCCCTTCTTCGGTGAGCTCGGCTCGGTCAATCCGCAGTTCATGCTGCCGGAGGCAATGGCGGCAAGGGCTGCCGAGATCGCCAAGAAATGGACCGGCTCGCTGACCATGGGCGTCGGCCAGTTCTGCACCAATCCGGCCGTGGTCTTCTGTCTCGACGGTCCGGACGCCGACACGTTCGAGACGACCGCCTCTGCGGCTCTGAAGGACGTCTCGGACCAGCCGATGCTGACGGACGGGATTGCCTCTGCCTATCGCGGCGGACGCGACCGGGTCTGCAAGGCCCGGGGCGTCAAGTCTTTGGTGAGCTCGGAAGACGGTGGGCGGAACACGGGCCCCGATCTCTTCGTGACCTCAAGCGAGCAGTGGTTCGCCAATCCGGAGCTGCATCACGAGGTCTTCGGGCCGCTCGGCATCCTCGTGCGCATGCGGGACGCCGACGAGATGCTGCGTGCGGCGCATGGTCTGGAAGGCCAGCTGACGGCAACGCTGCACATGGACGCTGGCGATACGCCGCTGGCCAAGCGGCTGATGCCGGTGCTGGAGCGCAAGGCCGGGCGCATCCTCGCCAATGGCTTTCCGACGGGCGTCGAGGTGAGCCATGCGATGATGCACGGCGGACCCTATCCGGCCTCGACCAGCGTCTCCTCGACGTCGGTCGGATCGCTGGCGATCCGGCGGTTCCTGCGGCCGGTCGCCTATCAGGACCTGCCCGAAGCGCTGCTTCCGGTCGAATTCAGCGAGGGCTGA
- the mmsB gene encoding multiple monosaccharide ABC transporter permease, with product MDATNTAVATEKKSVGAYLKTHLREYGMLAALVAIMVFFQIVTDGTLMKPVNLTNLFLQNSYIIVMALGMLLVIVCGHIDLSVGLVAGFIGAVAAVLMVDWHVPTLLAVPICLAVGALIGAAQGYWIAYWRIPSFIVTLAGMLVFRGLMIWLLDGQSVGPFPREFQAISNGFVPDIFDFVREALGIKRLNITAVVAGVVVAGTLLVMAMRSRARRVRYGIEDEPFQFFIVKNAIVTVAILYVAWLLATFRGLPNVLISMGVLMAIYMFLTNSTTLGRRIYAVGGNEKAAKLSGINTERLTFFTFANMGLLAALAGMIIAARLNSAQPKAGVGLELDVIAAVFIGGASMSGGVGKITGAVIGALIMGVMNNGMSIMGIGIDYQQVIKGLVLLAAVIFDVYNKTKST from the coding sequence ATGGACGCCACGAACACGGCCGTCGCCACCGAGAAAAAGTCGGTCGGGGCTTATCTCAAGACCCATCTGCGCGAATACGGCATGCTTGCCGCGCTCGTCGCCATCATGGTCTTCTTCCAGATCGTCACCGACGGCACGCTGATGAAGCCGGTGAACCTCACCAACCTCTTCCTCCAGAACAGCTACATCATCGTGATGGCGCTCGGCATGCTGCTGGTGATCGTCTGCGGGCACATCGACCTGTCGGTCGGTCTGGTCGCGGGCTTCATCGGCGCGGTCGCGGCCGTGCTCATGGTCGACTGGCATGTGCCGACGCTGCTGGCGGTTCCGATCTGCCTTGCGGTTGGCGCGCTGATCGGCGCGGCGCAGGGCTACTGGATCGCCTACTGGCGCATTCCCTCCTTCATCGTGACGCTCGCCGGCATGCTGGTCTTCCGCGGCCTGATGATCTGGCTGCTGGACGGCCAGTCGGTCGGACCGTTTCCGCGCGAGTTCCAGGCAATCTCGAACGGCTTCGTGCCGGATATCTTCGACTTCGTGCGCGAGGCGCTGGGCATCAAGCGGCTGAACATCACCGCTGTCGTGGCGGGCGTCGTCGTCGCCGGCACGCTGCTGGTCATGGCGATGCGGTCGCGGGCGCGCAGGGTGCGTTACGGCATCGAGGACGAGCCGTTCCAGTTCTTCATCGTCAAGAACGCCATCGTGACGGTCGCCATTCTCTATGTCGCCTGGCTGCTCGCAACCTTCCGTGGCCTGCCGAACGTGCTGATCTCCATGGGCGTCCTGATGGCGATCTACATGTTCCTGACCAACTCCACGACGCTCGGCCGACGCATCTATGCCGTCGGCGGCAACGAAAAGGCGGCCAAGCTCTCCGGCATCAACACCGAGCGGCTGACCTTCTTCACCTTCGCCAACATGGGTCTGCTCGCCGCGCTCGCGGGCATGATCATCGCCGCCCGGCTCAACTCGGCGCAGCCGAAGGCCGGCGTTGGTCTCGAACTCGACGTCATCGCGGCCGTCTTCATCGGCGGCGCCTCGATGTCCGGCGGCGTCGGCAAGATCACCGGCGCGGTCATCGGCGCGCTGATCATGGGCGTCATGAACAACGGCATGTCGATCATGGGCATCGGCATCGACTATCAGCAGGTGATCAAGGGTCTCGTGCTGCTGGCGGCCGTCATCTTCGACGTCTACAACAAGACCAAGTCAACCTAA
- the araD gene encoding L-arabinonate dehydratase — translation MSAFKPAAWPRKLRSQEWFGGTSRDHIYHRSWMKNQGLPADLFDGRPVIGICNTWSELTPCNAHLRDLAQRVKHGIYEAGGLPVEFPVFSTGESALRPTAMMYRNLAAMDVEEALRANPIDGVVLLAGCDKTTPALLMGAASTDIPSILVSGGPMLNGWFRGERVGSGTALWQMSEAIKAGEMTREDFLDAEAAMSRSPGSCNTMGTASTMASMSEALGMALSGNAAIPAVDSRRRVMAHLTGRRIVQMVKDDLKPSDILTKQAFENAIRVNGAIGGSTNAVIHLLAIAGRVGIDFSLDDWDRMGRDIPTIVNLMPSGKYLMEEFFYAGGLPVVIRMLGEAGKLHKDALTVSGGPMWDEVKDVRNWNEDVIRPVEKALTQQGGIAVLRGNLAPNGAVLKPSAASPHLMKHRGRAVVFEDIDDYKARIEDENLDIDETCVMVMKNCGPRGYPGMPEVGNMGLPPKVLRKGITDMVRISDARMSGTAYGTVVLHTSPEAAVGGPLALVRTGDMIELDVAARRLHLDVSDEELAQRRAEWTSAVAPPSGGYARLFHEHVQGADTGADFDFLKGCRGAPIPRDSH, via the coding sequence ATGTCCGCATTCAAACCCGCCGCGTGGCCCCGCAAACTGCGTTCGCAGGAGTGGTTCGGCGGGACCTCCCGGGACCACATCTATCATCGCTCGTGGATGAAGAATCAGGGCCTGCCCGCCGATCTCTTCGACGGACGCCCGGTGATCGGCATCTGCAACACCTGGTCGGAGCTGACGCCCTGCAATGCGCATCTGCGCGACCTCGCCCAGCGGGTGAAGCACGGCATCTACGAAGCCGGCGGCCTGCCGGTGGAATTCCCGGTCTTCTCCACCGGCGAGAGCGCCCTGCGCCCGACGGCGATGATGTATCGCAACCTTGCGGCCATGGACGTGGAGGAGGCGCTGCGCGCCAATCCGATCGATGGCGTCGTGCTGCTTGCCGGCTGCGACAAGACCACGCCGGCGTTGCTGATGGGCGCCGCCAGCACGGACATCCCCTCGATTCTTGTCTCCGGCGGACCGATGCTCAACGGCTGGTTCCGGGGCGAGCGGGTCGGCTCGGGCACGGCTCTTTGGCAGATGTCCGAGGCGATCAAGGCCGGCGAGATGACGCGCGAGGATTTCCTCGATGCCGAGGCCGCCATGAGCCGCTCGCCGGGCTCCTGCAACACGATGGGCACGGCGAGCACCATGGCCTCGATGTCCGAGGCGCTCGGCATGGCGCTTTCCGGCAACGCGGCAATTCCGGCCGTCGACAGCCGGCGCCGCGTGATGGCGCATCTGACCGGCCGGCGGATCGTGCAGATGGTCAAGGACGACCTGAAGCCGTCCGACATCCTCACCAAGCAGGCCTTCGAGAATGCGATCCGCGTCAATGGCGCCATCGGCGGCTCGACCAACGCGGTGATCCATCTTCTCGCCATCGCCGGCCGTGTCGGTATCGACTTCAGCCTCGACGACTGGGACCGGATGGGCCGGGATATCCCGACGATCGTGAACCTGATGCCGTCGGGCAAGTACCTGATGGAAGAGTTCTTCTATGCCGGCGGCCTGCCGGTGGTGATCCGCATGCTCGGAGAGGCAGGCAAGCTGCACAAGGACGCGCTCACCGTCTCCGGCGGTCCGATGTGGGACGAGGTGAAGGACGTTCGCAACTGGAACGAGGACGTGATCCGTCCGGTCGAGAAGGCGCTGACGCAGCAGGGCGGCATCGCGGTCCTGCGCGGCAACCTTGCCCCGAACGGAGCCGTGCTGAAGCCGTCTGCCGCCTCGCCGCACCTGATGAAGCATCGCGGCCGGGCCGTCGTCTTCGAGGATATCGACGACTACAAGGCGCGGATCGAGGACGAGAACCTCGACATTGACGAGACCTGCGTGATGGTGATGAAGAACTGCGGCCCGCGCGGTTATCCCGGCATGCCGGAAGTCGGCAACATGGGCCTGCCGCCGAAGGTGCTGCGCAAGGGCATCACCGACATGGTGCGGATTTCCGACGCCCGCATGTCCGGCACCGCCTATGGCACCGTCGTGCTGCACACCTCGCCGGAAGCGGCGGTCGGCGGCCCGCTGGCGCTCGTGCGGACCGGCGACATGATCGAGCTCGACGTTGCGGCGCGGCGCCTGCATCTCGACGTTTCCGACGAGGAGCTGGCGCAGCGGCGCGCGGAATGGACATCGGCGGTCGCGCCGCCCTCCGGCGGATATGCGCGGCTCTTCCATGAGCATGTCCAGGGCGCGGACACGGGTGCGGACTTCGACTTCCTGAAGGGGTGCCGCGGTGCGCCGATCCCCCGCGATTCGCACTGA